The Cryptomeria japonica chromosome 9, Sugi_1.0, whole genome shotgun sequence DNA segment gaagctctagcagtgagagcatgacctttccctgtggaaggagaagatgcctgaggtgaggaaatgtgatgttgctgcatggcttcctctaaagcctctaatcatttccaacacttggaaactggatgtccgtcctttccacaaaaactgtaagtgtctgatgatttcttcttagtcttggaggaagactcaccggactgtgaagatttcccttgtttgggaggaactggttttgaatcagacttaggagcaggcttggaggaattctcactacctgcagaaggctttTTCGGCTTCAGTTTATGCTTccgtttctccttctccttagaggactgagcaaccaatgctttgttcttgaagcctgagagcgtatccaactgagaaagatgagactgctcacgagacaagcgctcacaaaagacatcaaagctaggcatggtgaaattagtacccaagccatccatggtggagtagaaagcagaggcaaaaaactgaaagggaccccgaagcttcgaaagaatcaaatgaatgcactctgtatcagtcttgttctttccacatccctgaagaacagatctagtagtcttgaatttgttcaaaaaatcctcaatagtgggaaaggaatcaagtaacaaagaagtcaactctgcctcaatctgtaatgcccgaatctcattgaccctcccaaagagagaatcaaactcacatatcccgaggagtaagtaactcatcaaggtgaaacagaagactgttggagacatgcaaagcgatcaaacccatggcctcatccagcttgttctggtgcataagaatctcataaggacgttgtaggtctggctgaacctcatccaaagaagcccacaactCTCGTGACCTAAGAAGCctcgtgatgcggggcttccaggtgtgatagttgtgtgaagtcaacaactcaactgaaggatctgccatgagaacaaagaaaactctacacctgcacctgcttgttggttgtttttattatgtgatctttcagaatagacagaagatgcagaaggttttgtttgttttgagagtttatgTGTTCtttatttttgatataaatgacataaagcgagaaaaaaacacccccccacaatggagaaacccaaaccctagtacatagtaatgagaaggaagtagtgcataagcaaaaaaacttcaatttgatatctcatgtacctggtgaaacttttgagaaaaagatcacaaatctgaatagagcatgttgagagctttccaacgcctattcgttttcaaaaaatggagtccgtttgcccattctatggccccagaagtgcaaaaaagaagcccaactttgactggtaaaaaatatagtcaaacaATAGATTTAGGAAAAAATTCTACCACCACAAGGTCCGGCTtggaatcacctttccaatgcctattcgttcGCCAAAATCCAACTCCGGATGcacaatctaggcccaaaaaaccaacaccctctcaaaaagactagagaggaggagcTGCTGGTGCTCCGGGCGAAGGTGGGGCATGGGCCGAACGGAGGTGGTGCTGAGGCGGAGCGGCGTAGTAGCCAAGCGGAGGTGGCACGGCCCGGCGGAGTAGAGGTGGTGTCTAGCCGGCGGCGGCCGGAGATCGTTGTCGGAGCGGCGGCAGGGTCTTATCGGCGGGGGCCGGAGATCGGCCGGCGAGGAGAACTTGGCCGGCGGGGGCCGGAGTGGCAGCCGGCGATGGGAATCTTCGCCGGAGAGCGAAGCCAGAGCGGGAGTCTGCAACCTGTGACGCTGGGTGGGGCCGGCCTGACAGGTCCGCAGGGCCGTACGGTGCTGAACTGTCAGGTCCAGTTCCCAAgcaatttttttgttaaaaaaacttTTGGTTCCCTTCCCTTTgtgggatttttttgattttttttttgtaattttttttttaaaataaaaaacaattcgGCCTGCATgacgtaaaaaggcaaaaaaaatttctcaatttgtgtgccaaggccgtacggcctgacttggagaaaaaaaatcacccagatgctcaagggtaaaaaatggacaaattttatatgactataggggtttttgagtcttctaagcatgatggtgaggtccatttaggcccaaagtgcttagaaaaatgaccttaaccctaagcacacaaaaaatgcctgaaaccccagatatgcttcaaatgcaaaattctcaaaaaataggaacaggtagctatagatctgagctctgataccatataggagttgagaaatacaaccccacagtagcctgaagatcttctgcaagccgaataacctgttacaaggagaagcaatgaagcaaaatctgaagaacatacaaaacacaggaaaaatattctccaaaaaggagagctccaattcaccaaaaatgtattgtgaaaagataatacaatgaaaagaaaaattaacttctaataggtcaagaaaccctaaaaagggaaaaccctaggcttgcacataataattaattaaaataattaattatatgcacctaatgttagcttaagtgtaaaaagataattggaaacttaaagaattaaacaaatattgtttaattaatcaagtaaagacccaattactctaacagaaTCTACAAGATGCCAACACTCTAATCCAAAATCAAGAGATTAACAAACCATACTCTAAACCAAACATATGAAGATATTCATCTCTTGTCAATGAAACCCAATATGCCAGATAACCCTCACTATATATGAAACAAAATCCAAGAGTCCATCCATGACAACAACAAGCATTGAAGAAGACCATCCACCATCGTATGTTGAATCTAGCATTACTACCTCAAGCTCCCACCAAAGTGTATAGCAATTTGTTCAAGCattgtgataaccatctcctaactaAAGATCCTTTGTGGCCCCAACAAGATCAAATAACTCAACACCAAGAGACCCCAAAGGGAATAGTCAAACCACAatctccaaaccaagaagataTAATATTTCTCATCATTGGTCAATAGAACCAAAAATATCAAACTCTAACTGCAATATGAAAAAAAAATCCAAGAGCTTCATatgaaaccaacaagtattgcaaAAGACCTTCCATCTTCTAATCAATATTATCCAGGACTTATATGCACTGTAACATTAACAACTTGGAACCAaaatcttgaaacaaagaagatataGCATACAATGTAACTACATAAAGCTCCCACTAAAAGTGATATATAGTTATACATGGCATCAAGACCAATATCATTACCAAAACTCCATTGAAAGTGAACAAAGCTTCTCATGCACCATTTTCTACTACAAAGATTCAAATGATCAACTATATCAGGTAGTCCACAAAATTATTTTCTCACTACAATCAACATACCTATGTAATAATGGTGATCAAGAATAAGGCCTACCAAACAAAATCCACATCAGtaacatgcaaaatagagataaTCAGGCATAACAAGTGAATTTCCAAGATTGAAACACCAAAATCAATGCTAGATCCAATTTTCCAAAAAAACCCACATAGGAGTAACCATATATCAATTAGAACCCTCCAAACAACCCTACAAACCTGTAATTTCCTTCATCTAGAACACCCTGAATACAGTCTTACCATAGATATACATACCACATATTTTAGTTAACATGTAAAACCTACAAAATCATCTTTGTAAATTTGAAATCCACTCCAACGTCTAGAAATTGGCATCAAATATGTCATTTGATCAATGAAATAAACATAAATTTACAAACCCATGACTTTTACAAACATGAAAAATTGCAAAACTATAaagtttttgaataagggaaaataggttttgacggccccctgaaacccattacaaccCAAAGATCAAAAGATACACATCAAAGTGCAGCAAAATGCAAAAGACAACAACTAAGAAAAGGACAACTGATGAGCAAAAAGCCAACAAACTAGAGACAGCTAACAAAAACAAATAGAACGGACAGAGAAAGAGCCCAGTGTTGGTTAAGTTCTGAAGCATCTCAGCGGCTTCCAGCTCCAGTTGTTCCATATTATCAGTCGTCTgcttgatatcctcaatttcctTGCTTTGGCTTTACAACTTTCTTGTGCTCGCAAGTGTTCTTCTACCAAACCCAGTCTCCTTATCATTAGGGGTATCTTCCTTCACATCAATGATGCCCATAGaagccttatccccatggtcattctcaAGTTGTCTCAGAGCATTCAAGTCATTGAATAACCAACTCCATGACTCATAGTCAACCAATGGCTAATCATCCAATGCTTTCATGTAACGAAGGGGTAAAACCATAAACCCAACATAAGTACTCCATAATGTAATCCAAACAGTAGGTGCTTTCACATGTGACTACAAGGCTAAAAACAAAACTAACATGCTCACCTTTTCACTATACATAACCACATGGAAAAGGAACATAACCACCATACAATATGAGAGTAACATATTTTCAAATTGAAGCTCCAAATCACTATTATTCAAGAAGAAAACCCATGATCAACTCCATAAAACACAAGATCCTCCATGAGTTTTGATAGCCCAACATAGATCCCATTGACAATATTCATTTGAGGTGGCATGTCTTTCAATCtcatagatgtgaaaaataatgttaaCACATTAAACATCCAATGCAATCCACAAGCTACCAACAATCCACAATTCCTTCTAACAAATTTCCACAAGCTTTCCAAGCTAAGAAATCAAAATAAAGGAATACCCACAACCAAATCAACATGAATCCTTCACATGTCAGCACATGAAAACATGTAAATTCATACAAGTACATGCAACTCACATGCAAACAAATGCAAACCATGGAAACCCTTGAATCTAATAAAAACAATGAGATAAATAATGCTTAGACTGTGACTAcatgcaaatctgaaaattaagttgactTAAACAAAAAACCATTGAGATATTTATCTTCTTTGTTACGCCAAAAAATCACCACTTTAACATGCTTAATAAAACTATCTTAGATGAACATAAAACATCAAGGAAAAAACATCAATTCATCATAAGATAGCAACAATAAGGAActataaatcaacaacacaagatGAACATCTCACAACAAAGcatttacgtggagaaacccttttgggaaaaaaatccaccaagaagagaggtcaaTGCTTGTATTTTCTACATAAAATAGAGATTACATACAACATTTCctttcttcttcaaccttcaatCCAACAACACCTGTATACATAAATGAACTCCCATAATGTCTCCATCTTAGGCTCTCAATATATAGACTTATGGAGGCCCAAAATACCACTATAAAGCATTACCATGgaccaaaacaaggttctaaataCCATGGTAAAAATCCATACAACCCACCATCTTGGAATCATGCATGTAGCTCAAAAATCCACTTACAAAAACTTTAATAGTTGTCATAAGGAATCTCCTCAAATTGGACCAATATAGCAATCTTTTTATCATAAATGCATTCATAGTGACTCGTGATAAGCCAAATGCCCACATAAATATGAGGGAAAAAGTTAATGGTTGAAAGCAAGGGAGGTGAAACAACATATATAAGCCAAATGAAAACCTAGGGAGGCCAATTAGATCTGAAATCTAGGACTCAAGACTCTTCATGGGTGATAGAGGAGACCCTAATTTTAGAATCAAGTGAAGGTTAGATCTTGGATCCTGAGAAATAAGAACAATAGGGATAGAAAGAACCAAAATAGGAATAATCACATCTCCCAACCTAGATTTTTTGGGAAAAGGTATGGATGATTTTGGAAAAACAACCCTAAAAGGGCTGAAAACAACCACAACTAGCGAAGGACAAATCCAACACCAAATTGTGAGGAGATTGAGATCTATAATAATCAAACATGGAAAGAAAAGGATAAGATGTATTAGAAGCAGTTGATATCGATAAAACAAAGAGGTAACTCTAAACCTTCAAGAATATGCATTTCATTATTTCTAGATAGTAATGGGATAAAAAACTCAGTTTCTAGGCTAAAGGAAGTAACATTTTTCATAAAATAGGGAGGTAAATGGATGACATATAGGAAATTAAAGAACTATTGTGATAAGAATTGGGGAAGAGATGTATAATTGGAATCACTAGCAAATGACTTTTTCTTGGTTGAGTGTTCATCACATATGGATAAATGGAAGATCGAGAACTATGACCCTTATTTGATGGATGGGACTAATATTTTCATGAAAGAATGGATCCCCAACTTTAACCCATGGAGACATGAGACCAATTAAACACCATTGTGTGGATCTGATTTTACAATCTCCCATTGAAATACTAGGAGGAGGACATCTTGAAGAGATTGGGAGGAATCTAGGCACATTTATTCAAGTAGATGAAAAAATGGAGGATAGGAATTTTGGAACTTATGCCAAGATGTCTATTAGTTTAATGCCCTACCCCCCCACCCCCCAAAGACATTGAAATCCATTTAGTGAATGGAGTTTGGTTATAGAAGATATAAAGAGAAGACAACTCGATCATACGTGTAAAATGTAATTCAAAGGGACATATATAGATGAAATGGGATATTTCTTTGGTGCAATCAATAAAGGAGACTAGTGATCAGGATGCTGGTTTATATCAAAATAGAAAGAGGTGAAAAGTGCTAGTAAGAAAATTATCCAAAAGTCAGGAACAAACCCATATAGAAACTAATAAAAAGGAATATGGAGATATATATACTTATCACAGAGAAGATGAAATTAGAAACTATAGATAATAAGAGGAAAAATGAGAAGTTTGAAGATCCCCATGGAATCTGGATGGTTTAGAATGGAGGAAGTGATGCAGTCCTAACAATAACTCCCGTAGAAGATATTGGGGCTAGTTTGAAGGAAAACGAAACCATGGAAGAAGGGGTAAAAGAAGTTAGGCCTCCTTCACCTATGAAAATGAGAATGGTGAGACTattgagaaagaagaaaaggaacctATTGAAGTAGGAAATGGTAGTGGCAATAGTAAGGAGGATGAATTGATAGGGATCCCAAAAGCACAAGATAACACCAAGGTAAACTCAATAGAAGTTGAAGATGATATGAACTTGAATTTAGAATAAGAAAGAAAGtatgaggaagaagaaggagagaTACTCGAAGAAAGGACCATTAAATAAACTCTTTCAAAAATTAAGGAGACAAATATTAAACAAAAAGGCAAGAGAGGTCCAAAATCAAATAAGAAAAAATTGGAAATTGCATCTAATGCCAAAGAGCAGAAAAAATTGAGATTTGAGAAAGAGATATTCCTTGTTGAAAAACCATGAAAGTAATTACATAGAATGTCAAGAGCATTAATTACCAATCATCTTTATCTCATACTTTTGAACATTAATTCAATACAGATCCCTTTAAACTTCAATTCAATTTGTATATTTCGCTTACTTTATTTCTCTTAATTTCCTTTCTCAACCTCATTTCATAAACTAAATTTTAACTCTATTAAATTTAAACACCTAAATTCTATTTATATAAAATGTGATTACTTTCTCTAAAATTAGAAATACATAATCAtaccatataaatatataatatataaacatGCATTATTAAAAATATAGTATATTATTTTCTAGCACTTTAACAAATTATATTCCCTTTACCCACATAAAAGCTGTTGCTGTTTTCACCACTGTTATTGTTATTGCTGTATTGTGCGAATGTGAAGAATGACCTTGTGTCCTACTTTTTGTGAGTATATGTATATTTTGTTACTAATAAAATCAAACACACCTACACACTCTAAATATATTttacttaaaaaaataataaaaaaaaattatctggAAGGGAATCATACCCTCTAGTCATAATATTCATAACTTTAATTCTAGTCATTTTCAAACTGCATAAAGAAACACCCTTTTATATAATATCACCCTTTTATATAATATCAATGAATTTCCTGGATTCGtccaaaataaattgaatatatttacAATAACCTATATTCTTTGGAGCAAACATTTTGATACTTTTCACGAATCAGGCATCTTCTTCGGCTTAAAGTTAAACACAAACAATAAACTTTCAGCAACAAAATCATCAAGATTCTCGAAAAAACCAGAATGGCAGATCGATCAGTTTCATTAAGCCATTTTATTTAGATTACAATATTTTCAAGCATACAGATTTCTTTGGCTAAAAGCTTTTAAAACCTGGGATTTTTGGGAGACATCAACGAGACTCGAACTTGGGCTGATAATAATAAACTtccttatttatttaatcctaTCGGGAACTTCTTCCATGGAAGACCACCAAGCTCTCTCATCAAGCGAGGCCGTTGGTTCACTGCGAAAGCGATATTTCGCTTCCATTTCTACTGCATCGATTTGCCCTTCACTTTCTTCAGGAACCCACACGCCTGTAACAGGATCAGGTTTCCACCATCGAGGCTTAAAATTTCCACCATCTCCTCCACTTGTTTTAGATCCTCCTGTTTCTGGAGAAGATTTTTTCTCAGATGCAAACCTACACAATAAGATCTTATAAGAGTATGAAAGTTTTTTTGGATTTGATTACCTAAATATTTTCTAAACATTTTATCAATATTTTCGGACCATAATATGAAGAATCTAAAATAAGATTATATAAGAGTGAAAGTTTTTAGATTTGATTgagtaaatattttgtaaatattttatcaagaTCATATTTTATGATATGAAGAATCTAAATTAAGAACAATATTTATAAAATCGAATCCAGAAACTTCGAAACAGAAAAATATTTAGAGAAAGGAAATGATTACCAGGCAACTTTTTGAAACATTGCTGCCTTGGGCTGAGCAGATGCCCTAGCAAAGTTTCCTGTAAGTTCACCCAGCCTCAACATTTTTGCAGCTTTATTCATCACTTATTATTTCAGAGATTCTCCTGAGCTTTTGCAGTTCCTCCTTCTGGACACAGAAAAGAAAATGAGCAAAGCAATCAAATCTGTTTAGTAGATATGGAAATTTTCGACAAGTATTGTTGTGCGCAGAGAAAGAGAGGTGATAAAAGCAATCTTATCTTTTGAGAAGATATGGACAACTTCATTGAGTATTTAAAGGCTTTGAGTTGCGTGACAATGGAGAAATTGTTTTAAAGTTTAGAATTAAAGGAAGGGAAAGGGTTAGGATATTTGAACAGGTGTTCTATAGAAAGCATGATTCGATGAGACGGTGCATTACGCCATGGAAGCCACGTTAAGCAGATGGCGTCAGCCGAACAGCAAAATATTTTTGGGAAAACAAAAAGAATCTGTATGATGCCAAAACTGTGCAAATTGATTGTCAGAATATCGATGGAATTATCCACATTTTCTTACATTATCCTTCCATTTCCAGAGAATTATCTTCAATAGAAGGCTTGCAAAATTAGGTGCTGTCTTTTTTATACAAATCAGTCTGAAGGCAGCAATAAGCTATTAACAGTCTTCGGTAGTCCAAACAAAAATGAAATCTGATATTGTTTTAGGTCATATGTAAAAGTTGTATTTCCATTGAATTGAATTATAGAGAATGCAGGTAAATTAAACTTAATCTATTTTGGTATATTTTATTAATAGATTTAATTAGTTTCTATTTAATAATAgattttgtttttgataaggtaaGCAGTAGATTTGTTGAACAAGTCTCTTTCATGAAGGGTTTCAATTAGAAACATGAAATTTTCACATTCCATAATTTTCTAGCTATTattttttctagatttgattgCGTAGATATTTATGTATCTAACATTTCAAAtcaaactctatgatccatcatcaaggaaTGGAAGCATGGGAAGAGAGAAGTGGAAGATTAGGAGACCTAGGTGCCTAAATAGATGGAAGGAGTAAGGACAACAAGGCTAATTGGCACAGGAACCAAGACACAATGTGAGAAAGGTAAGCAGTATTTTAAAAGGGTTCAGATCAAGAGAAACGCCTAAATATGTTTTATTAGACATCTAAATATCTTTGAATAgttttatttaattataagttttattGGTTATTTTATTTTTACTAATTATAATATTGGTTAGACAATTGAGGCTCTTGATTTCATATCAAAGTAAAGTTTTGGTGTGAAATGGTCAAGAGTTGTTCTAGTTAAATTGATTTTTTTAGTTACATAAGATATTTAGCTGATTGGTTAGATTTTCTTTTAACCTTATATATTCTATATGTAAGGGTTTTTCCATTGTGGTTGAACATATTTTGAAAGCCAGTAGTAAAAATGTTCTAAGAGATAACAAATTATGAGGATTATTGCAGAAACtctaaaaaataataatgtaatagaGTTTTAGATATGCAAGTTGGAGGGAGAGTCTAGAAGGTGAGAGCTTTAAGATTCTTGAAAAAGACAAATAGTCTTCCAGTTTCTTCATTATTGACCTTGTTACAACTCTCCCTTTTAGAGTTGATTTGATTTTGTGCCCTTCACCACTCGAAAGATTTGTGTGAATTTTCTCTTTTGTGGGTAGTCTTATGTTATGATAGTTGTTTAGGTCTTAGTATTAGCGGTCTTGTCttttttgtctttgttctttttaaattttcTATTTGATTTTTTGATCCCTCTCACTAGTTGTTCTTCTAGTGTCTTACATGGTGTCTTATGGAGGTTGAGGATGTAGAAATTAATGGAGGTGGTGACACGAGTAATGGTGTTGGTGTGAACAAGGTGGTTAAGTCCTATAGCAATTCTCTTCAATGTGTTGAATGGGAGCCTATTCCATAGGATGCCAAGTTTGGAGCTCAAGAACAACGAGATGTTCATTTTAAAGGAAGTGACTTATCTTATGGAGAGTTCAATAAGTTGCTATCTCTACCCATAAAAAACATACATTTGGTTCCTAACAAGGACATGGGTGAGGaggtaagtatagaggaaaacATGCTTAAAAGTATTGCTTTCTTCTTTGCTGCAATGTATAGGGGAAATTTTCCTTTGAAGAAATTTTTCGATGATTGAATTTTGAatgtttaagaaaaaaaaatgatgtatGAGTCTTTTTGTAGAATGATTTAGAAGGGTCTCTTTGTGGTGTTTCTAAAAAAATCACAATATGCACACCAGGGTGTTGGCAAAGGAATATTGGAATGTGGATAAGTCTATAAGTCTTTGGTTTGGTCGCCAAACACTCTAGAAAATGAATCTAGGAATGTTTGTGTAATGTGGTGACAAATTaaggtttcacccaatgatgaagtAAAACCCATGAATTTtccttagggaccaattacattagtTAAAGAGGAATTTGATAGGTCTAAACTTGATAGACTAGATTCTAATCAAATTCCAAGGGTtttagatgtgcctcttctttccctttaatttgaattgatttgattaataatgtCGAAATCAGGGTAAATGTATTAAAATTAAAGTAATTATGCATaaaagtgagctacagtcatcggaCAGAGCCATGAACTAAGATCTAAGCAATATGTGAGTGTTCAGATCTATTCCCAAAAGATTGTCCTAAATTGTTGAGACCAGAATACCCATCACTctagtcctccaaactttttgccaTCCAAAAGGGAATCTATTTGTCTCTGTGAATAAAGCCAATCTTGAGAATTTAAGCTTCGTTCCTACTCctgcacatagtagagaagggaaatttgttgggaataggggtttgccttaggtcaaaccctggttttggaattaaccatgaaatagaaatgaaatgtaagtGAAGTTCTATAATGGAAGTGATTTCCTTTTGAGGTAAATGTTGAAAAATGTCTGAAACATTAATGTTATACCTTTTTataaagttttgtttgtcttcacaaggaattagggtttcatgtagtcttcataaaacatagaacatgaatgtcatctctaaTGCTTTAAttttgacttcacttctactccaatgcttgaaagcagactgattgcttgctcacttgaatttgaattcttgattgcttgatggATGTGATGGATGTGATTGGGGGAGAAAGTGTGTAAATTGAAAAAATTAAGTTTGATGGATGGTGTGAGAAGAATTGGGGCTCTGATAAGGGCTCAGAaaatgaatgccaaggtgagggcccaaataaggacaaaattctaagggagtacaatttaggatgctacatgtagcccccactttagcagcaaTATGAAATTAAgcatactctcgataaagtacaaaggtttgcattgaaaaatttcatcaagacatcaaagggacacgacacactaagcccccaatggactttaggatcttactacttcaatatcaagataaaagggacatcataagagaaaGAGTGAAAGAATGATTACTACTAGCGTAGTAAGGTTTTCTTACTATgattcatgaaaaagaaaaataccaaaattacaaagcaaaagactcaGCTTGCCAAGTTACTTGAGTATCGAGATAtgtgatagtgtgtgcataaagtgaaacattgagtagagtgtatgcccccatgttaaagtgattgcatatgccttatcaagagcaattgctttaaggtactatgcatgggtgaactcacaaagctagttcccactttttggtacatcctgatttttgctgaaatcatacattttttagaaaatataatgatttaagctttaagacgttccatttgaagtaattaattaaagagagttagatcaaaggctcttagatcaaaatttcttggatagaacctctctacttataaatcatacttgcaatggagtctcctttgcatgtatcaaatgctgataaaaaaccaattttacattaacttttgaggggtcaaacaaattcatttagaagttttgttttcttaaggatttagtccttattataagctttccaaatagtataatttttagtatatttaatttcattaatatatttttattttattttttatgaatgtaggtttttcaccgaacatgaacatctttgttcaatgcattgggaaaaatagtaaaataattctaaaaaattctttaaaatatctatgcactagatattgatgtcttctttttaacaaaaaaaataaaactggattttgatatatatagaacaagttatgtgttcaaacatacacctatatctaaattataattagtcaaacttcaaaacttattaaaataaaaaatattcaacatatcactatcaaaccaactgtatgccctgggtattgatgttacaaaccaaaatttaaaagagataagtttttatcatttatagaaaaaaattatacgTTTTGGGATgctcatcactcttaaaaaatgttgtttgctattaaaaactacttttgagggagatggaaaaatcaataaaattttattcaaaaaaaattgaaaaaattatatttagaatctacaagaaagatgttacaaatcactagtttacatcatcttcaaattattaatggtttaaaagttataggtgtcggaaagtgaatattttttgcaaaatgttcatctaagtgtcaaagctggtcaaaaagtgggaaccagtattgtgagttcacccgcatcctaaagacaagaacattagcGAAATGacatgcccccaagaaaggacaaatcaaaggataatggtcacaaaacacatAAGAGTTCTactaactctggggtcagtatgtTCTTAtgataattaatgtatatattGAAATATATTTGCATTggattgacctcatcccccaaaggaagtagaaccacaatggaagaagggcacaagtgtcttttgagtcaacatggaacaaacaa contains these protein-coding regions:
- the LOC131038877 gene encoding uncharacterized protein LOC131038877, producing the protein MNKAAKMLRLGELTGNFARASAQPKAAMFQKVAWFASEKKSSPETGGSKTSGGDGGNFKPRWWKPDPVTGVWVPEESEGQIDAVEMEAKYRFRSEPTASLDERAWWSSMEEVPDRIK